Within Staphylococcus sp. NRL 16/872, the genomic segment AACTTCGCTAATTATAATGGCAACTGGATTCTCTTATACGACATTAGTGCCCGTACTCGTTCATCAAATATTTCCTGGTAAATCTGAAATATTTGGTATTTCCATGACTTTTTGTGCCATTGGTGGTATGATTGCCACACTTTTATTACCTATTATTTTGAAAAAGATTAATACCGTAAATATGTATTATTTGAGTTCATGTGTGTTTGGTTTGGCATTATTAGGTGTAGTCATACAAAATGTAATAGTGATGTTTAGCAGTATGGCGCTTGTAGGTTTATTTAGTCAATGGGCACGTACGTCCAATCGAATATATTTTCAAGAACATGTGACCCCTGAAAACCGTGGGAAAATATTAAGTATCGTTATGATGGATAGAGGTATGATTCCATTGGGTAGTTTATTAATGACAGCATTATCAGATTGGCTCGGTGTCTTAACTACATTTATCGTCATGGGCTTATTTACAACAGTTGTAGCCTTAACTGTTTATTTAATGCAAAGAACAATTAAAGTGGAGGAGTCGAACAATGCAAAGTGATTGGCAATTAGCAGATAGAAATATACAATACCGTGTCTTAAATGCATTAGTGAAAGAAAAGATATGGTCATCCTCAACAAGAATTACAACTCAAGATAATCAGCTTGAAATACAGCTTTATGGATGTGTGCTTAAAATTCATTTTAAATATTTAAGTAAAATGGTTCGTTATGATTTCGAGGGACCAATAACTTATTACTGTGGGAAAAATGAAGTAGAAATAACTTCATTAGAAAACTTATTAGATATTTTAGAGCAACATTTTGAAATTGAGATAAGTGAACGTTTACTTGCAGAATTACTTCATAGTAGAGATAGCTTTATAGAAGTATATAAACATTTCACTAATCGTAAAAACCATATTCAAGATAGTTTGAAATTTTCTGGTATGCCGACCACTATTAATTTCTTTGCTTGGTTACAACATTTAAACGATTCGAGTGACTTTAATGATTTAATGTATTCCGAGAGTTTAGTTATCGAAGGTCATCCAACACATCCGTTAACTAAGACGAAATTACCTTTAACAATGAAAGAAGTTAAGCAATATTCACCTGAATTTGAGAAGATTATTCCACTGAAAATCATGTTATTGCATAAAGATTATGCAAAAGTAACTACCGTAGATGGCAACAGCTCATTTGTACTGGGAGAAGTTATTCCGGAATATCATGCAAAACTAAGAAAATTTATTCAAACATTTCAACTTTCGCTAGATGATTATCAAATTATATTTGTTCATCCATGGCAATATCAACATACTATTTATCGTCAATTTGAACAGTGGATTAACGATAAAATATTAATTGCTACACCATTTGATATAGAATCGAAAGCAACGTTATCATTCCGTACTATGTCATTAATAAATAAGCCATACCATATTAAATTACCAGTTAATGTCCAAGCGACTAGTGCTGTAAGAACGGTATCAAGTGTAACGACAGTCGATGGCCCGAATTTAAGTATGGCCTTGCAAGAAACGCTAAATCAATATCCACAACTTAAAGTAGCGCTTGAACCTTTTGGTATTTACGCTAATACTGAAGATGATCGTGCACGCCAACTAGCATGCATTATTAGAGAGAAACCATATATTGCGAATAATGGTGCAACGATTGTCTCAGGAGCGTTAGTGAACCCTAATCCGGCTGATGGGAATATTACCGTGGATAGCTATATTGAGTGGATAAGTGGCGAAGTCAATGAACAGAATATTTCTCAATTTATGCGTACATATTGTCGTCAATTAGTCACACCGTTAATTGCTTTAATTCAAGATTATGGCATTGCTTTAGAAGCCCATATGCAAAATACGATTGTAAATCTAGGACCTCAATTTCAAATGAACTTTGTAGTTCGTGATTTAGGAGGTTCTCGCATTGATTTAGATACATTATCTATGAAATTGAAGGATATCAACGTGACGAATACGAGCTTGATAGCGTCATCTATCAATGAAGTCGTTGCGAAATTTCAACATGCTGTAGTACAAAATCAGCTTGCGGAATTAATTCATCACTTTTCAAAAAAGGAAAGTGTAAGCGAAGTGGAATTATTTAAGGTTGTACAAGAAGAAATAGAACAGGCGATTACTGATAACAAACCACATGCTGAAATATTAAAACAAATCTTATTTGGACCAACTATCACAGTTAAAGCTTTACTTCGTATGAGAATGGAAAATAAAGTTAAAAAATATCTCAATATTAAACTCGATAACCCGATAAAAAAAGAGGTGAGTTAAGTGGCAGATATCTCGATTAATTTATCTAAAATTGCATATAACGCCGAAGTCTTGCATGGTTTATTAGCAGAGCAAGACATACATTTTACGCCAGTCGTAAAATGTGTGGCTGGTGATACGAAAATTTTAGAAACGCTGATTGACTTAGGATTTAATCAT encodes:
- a CDS encoding IucA/IucC family protein translates to MQSDWQLADRNIQYRVLNALVKEKIWSSSTRITTQDNQLEIQLYGCVLKIHFKYLSKMVRYDFEGPITYYCGKNEVEITSLENLLDILEQHFEIEISERLLAELLHSRDSFIEVYKHFTNRKNHIQDSLKFSGMPTTINFFAWLQHLNDSSDFNDLMYSESLVIEGHPTHPLTKTKLPLTMKEVKQYSPEFEKIIPLKIMLLHKDYAKVTTVDGNSSFVLGEVIPEYHAKLRKFIQTFQLSLDDYQIIFVHPWQYQHTIYRQFEQWINDKILIATPFDIESKATLSFRTMSLINKPYHIKLPVNVQATSAVRTVSSVTTVDGPNLSMALQETLNQYPQLKVALEPFGIYANTEDDRARQLACIIREKPYIANNGATIVSGALVNPNPADGNITVDSYIEWISGEVNEQNISQFMRTYCRQLVTPLIALIQDYGIALEAHMQNTIVNLGPQFQMNFVVRDLGGSRIDLDTLSMKLKDINVTNTSLIASSINEVVAKFQHAVVQNQLAELIHHFSKKESVSEVELFKVVQEEIEQAITDNKPHAEILKQILFGPTITVKALLRMRMENKVKKYLNIKLDNPIKKEVS